The following proteins are co-located in the Manihot esculenta cultivar AM560-2 chromosome 9, M.esculenta_v8, whole genome shotgun sequence genome:
- the LOC110622529 gene encoding non-specific phospholipase C4, producing the protein MVAESSSSTPHQYPIKTVVVLVQENRSFDHMLGWLKTLNPEIDGVTGSESNPISTSDLNSTHIFYGNNAAYVDPDPGHSIQAIYEQVFGVEWTEAALTNENTLTPKMNGFAQNAERIQKGMGEIVMNGFKPEAVPVYKELAVNFAICDRWFASVPASTQPNRLYVHSATSHGATSNNTKLLVEGYPQKTIFESMDEAGFTFGIYYQYPPSTLFYRNLRKLKYIKNFHQFDLHFKKDCEEGKLPNYVVIEQRYFDLLNIPANDDHPSHDVSEGQKFVKEVYEALRASPQWNEMLFIIIYDEHGGFYDHVPTPVEGVPSPDDIVGPAPYLFKFDRLGVRIPAFLISPWIEPGTVLHGPSGPEPTSQFEHSSIAATVKKLFNLKEFLTKRDAWAGTFEGVLTRTSPRTDCPVKLPEPVKLREAAAKEGAKLSEFQEELVQMAAALNGDHKKDIYPQRLVEGMTVSQAVKYVEDGFKKFCEECEKARESGVDETEVIVLDKSRTKTTTPKTFIHKLFSCFICDN; encoded by the exons ATGGTTGCAGAAAGCTCCTCTTCCACTCCACATCAATACCCCATCAAGACGGTGGTGGTTCTGGTTCAAGAAAACCGTTCATTCGATCATATGCTCGGCTGGCTAAAAACTCTCAACCCAGAAATCGACGGCGTCACAGGATCTGAATCCAACCCCATCTCCACCTCTGACTTGAACTCCACCCACATCTTCTATGGCAACAACGCTGCATACGTCGACCCAGACCCCGGCCACTCTATCCAGGCAATTTACGAGCAGGTGTTTGGCGTTGAATGGACAGAAGCTGCACTTACAAACGAGAACACTCTGACGCCGAAAATGAATGGGTTCGCTCAGAACGCAGAGCGTATACAGAAGGGTATGGGGGAGATAGTCATGAACGGATTTAAACCAGAAGCCGTGCCGGTTTACAAGGAGTTGGCAGTGAATTTCGCGATATGTGATAGGTGGTTTGCTTCAGTTCCGGCGTCGACGCAGCCGAATAGGCTGTACGTGCATTCAGCGACGTCGCATGGTGCGACGAGTAATAATACGAAGTTGCTGGTAGAAGGGTACCCGCAGAAGACGATATTTGAGTCGATGGATGAAGCTGGATTTACCTTTGGGATTTATTATCAATAccctccttcaactcttttctaCAG GAACCTTAGAAAGTTGAAGTACATAAAGAACTTCCACCAATTTGATCTGCACTTTAAGAAGGATTGCGAGGAAGGGAAGCTACCAAACTATGTGGTGATCGAACAAAGATATTTCGACCTTTTAAACATACCAGCAAACGACGACCACCCATCGCATGATGTCTCAGAAGGCCAAAAATTTGTTAAAGAAGTCTATGAAGCACTGAGAGCTAGCCCCCAGTGGAACGAAATGCTCTTCATAATCATATACGACGAACATGGTGGCTTCTATGATCATGTTCCAACTCCTGTAGAAGGTGTCCCTAGTCCTGATGATATTGTTGGCCCTGCCccatatttattcaaatttgATCGACTTGGTGTCAGGATTCCAGCTTTTCTAATATCTCCCTGGATTGAGCCTGGAACAG TACTGCATGGACCTTCAGGACCTGAGCCTACATCACAGTTTGAGCATTCCTCAATTGCTGCAACAGTTAAAAAGCTTTTCAATTTGAAGGAGTTTCTGACTAAGAGAGATGCATGGGCTGGTACTTTTGAGGGTGTTTTGACTAGAACTAGCCCAAGAACAGATTGTCCAG TTAAATTGCCAGAACCTGTGAAGCTACGAGAAGCTGCTGCGAAGGAAGGCGCAAAGCTGAGTGAATTCCAGGAAGAGCTAGTGCAAATGGCAGCAGCATTAAATGGAGATCATAAAAAGGACATTTATCCTCAGAGACTTGTGGAGGGCATGACAGTTTCACAAGCTGTAAAGTATGTTGAAGATGGGTTCAAGAAATTCTGTGAAGAGTGTGAGAAAGCTAGGGAAAGTGGAGTAGATGAAACAGAGGTCATTGTTTTAGACAAGTCACGTACCAAAACAACAACGCCCAAAACTTTCATTCACAAGTTGTTTTCTTGCTTCATCTGTGATAATTGA
- the LOC110622528 gene encoding putative acyl-activating enzyme 19 isoform X2, with product MSSGSSSSEEQLHQQEKHCCISHEFLRAATRNPTKIAVIQAAPSGDDQRQVAAELINPGSSVSSASSSSFNPLVYEGDQCFTFRDLLKSVDFLSSRLRDVLDGADVSRLFRAQSSSGKGNPDEQSTPDVSKSSSMDEYKNENRPKILGIYMPPSVEYIISVFSVLRCGEAFLPLDPSWPKDRILSTVSSADCELIITSESSYGKGSLSNLGNLNWLVEFSSCPVLRFSVEEALEECVGPLQIAWPCEKEEKRLFCYLLYTSGSTGKPKGVCGTEQGLLNRFLWMQELYPMHENEVLLFKTSLSFIDHLQEFLGAMLGACTLVIPPFSQLKEDPFSIVNFIQAYCINRLIAVPSLMRAILPALRSHQHKMQIQNSLKLLVLSGEVFPLSLWGELSNLLPGTTILNLYGSTEVSGDCTYFDCKRLPLILETESLTSVPIGVPISNCDVVLVGETDTPNQGEVCVGGLCVCGGYFSDSALSSFDSLKVHKTLICNCLVDDCGSQVYYRTGDFAQRLQCGDLVFLGRADRSIKVNGQRIALEEIEITLRTHPDVVDAAVVSSEGPEELLHLEAFLLLKDKQKSGDSLRSSIKNWMAGKVPLVMIPNRIVFIESLPISSGGKVDYALLSTSAFYTLKVQDKICNADITDHFHIIKKAFCDALMVEDVSGDDDFFKLGGSSITAAQVSYNLGIDMRLLYKFPTPSKLRNALLDKKAPYKDVKTDTSWKSNLKEHSWSMSHSVNSSISKAQKFHQMNDHNVAVSKHFKVNLDNHISPENVSLSGGYPWSSVIPVSCSFSRGNKVMYEEECRLRNIHQLTWSTELPRNRKGSSMLELWKVHMESCVDASPLIVFKGQDVYLFIGSHAHKFTCVNAKSGSIQWEVKLQGRVECSAAIVADFSQVVVGCYKGKIYFLDFFKGSICWTFQTCAEVKCQPVVDIHRQLIWCGSHDQFLYALDYRNRCCIYKLSCGGSVFGSPAIDEELSKSLFSFVPWGKA from the exons ATGAGTTCTGGCAGTAGCAGCAGTGAAGAGCAGCTGCACCAGCAGGAAAAACATTGCTGCATATCTCACGAGTTTCTCAGAGCAGCAACCAGAAACCCTACGAAAATCGCCGTGATACAGGCAGCACCATCAGGTGATGATCAGCGTCAGGTTGCTGCAGAATTGATCAATCCTGGAAGCTCGGTTTCCTCcgcctcctcttcttcttttaatcCGCTGGTGTATGAAGGAGACCAATGTTTTACTTTCCGTGACTTGTTGAAGTCTGTTGATTTCCTCAGCTCTCGCCTCCGGGATGTTCTTGATGGTGCTGATGTATCCCGCCTTTTCAGAGCCCAATCCTCATCAG GTAAGGGTAATCCTGATGAGCAGAGCACACCTGATGTATCCAAGTCGTCCTCAATGGATGAGTATAAGAATGAGAATAGACCAAAAATTTTGGGAATATATATGCCACCTTCTGTGGAGTACATAATCTCTGTTTTTTCAGTTCTAAGGTGTGGAGAGGCTTTTTTGCCTCTTGATCCTTCATGGCCAAAAGATAGAATATTATCTACTGTTTCTTCTGCAGATTGTGAGCTTATTATTACTTCTGAATCATCATATGGCAAAGGCAGTCTCAGCAATCTTGGTAACTTGAATTGGCTTGTTGAATTTAGCAGTTGTCCTGTCTTACGTTTTTCTGTGGAAGAAGCCCTTGAAGAGTGTGTTGGTCCACTACAGATAGCTTGGCCTTgtgaaaaagaggaaaaaaggTTGTTCTGTTATTTACTGTATACGTCTGGATCAACTGGAAAGCCTAAAGGGGTGTGTGGCACAGAACAAG gGCTATTAAATCGCTTTCTGTGGATGCAAGAATTGTATCCCATGCATGAAAATGAAGTCTTGTTGTTCAAAACGTCATTAAGTTTTATTGACCACCTGCAAGAATTTCTTGGTGCTATGCTTGGCGCATGTACACTAGTTATACCTCCTTTCAGTCAGCTGAAGGAAGATCCATTTTCTATTGTCAATTTTATACAG GCCTACTGTATAAATAGGCTTATTGCCGTTCCTTCACTGATGCGAGCAATCCTTCCTGCTTTGCGAAGTCATCAACATAAAATGCAGATCCAGAATTCTCTGAAGTTGCTAGTGCTAAGTGGTGAAGTATTTCCTTTATCCTTGTGGGGTGAGCTTTCCAATTTACTACCTGGGACCACCATTTTGAATTTATATGGGAGTACAGAG GTATCTGGTGATTGTACATATTTTGATTGCAAGAGGTTGCCACTTATTTTGGAGACAGAGTCTCTAACAAGTGTTCCAATTGGTGTGCCTATTTCTAATTGTGATGTAGTACTGGTTGGTGAAACTGATACACCCAATCAGGGAGAGGTATGCGTTGGCGGTCTCTGTGTTTGTGGTGGTTACTTCTCTGATTCTGCTTTGTCATCTTTTGACTCTCTCAAAGTGCATAAAACCCTCATCTGTAACTGTTTGGTGGATGACTGTGGGAGTCAAGTATATTACAGAACTGGTGATTTTGCACAACGGCTTCAATGTGGTGACTTGGTATTCTTGGGGCGAGCTGATCGCAGCATAAAAGTTAATGGGCAACGTATAGCCTTAGAAGAGATTGAAATTACACTCAGGACACATCCTGATGTTGTTGATGCTGCTGTGGTTTCTTCTGAAGGTCCAGAGGAGCTCTTGCACCTTGAAGCTTTTTTGTTGTTAAAAGATAAACAAAAATCTGGTGACTCATTAAGATCTTCAATCAAAAATTGGATGGCTGGCAAGGTTCCTTTGGTTATGATTCCCAACCGCATTGTATTTATTGAGTCATTGCCCATCTCTTCCGGTGGAAAAGTTGATTATGCCTTGTTGTCAACATCAGCATTTTACACGCTGAAAGTTCAAGATAAGATTTGCAACGCTGATATCACTGATCactttcatattataaaaaag GCATTTTGTGACGCTTTAATGGTGGAAGATGTTTCTGGTGACGATGATTTTTTTAAGTTGGGTGGTAGTTCCATTACTGCAGCACAGGTTTCTTATAATCTAGGAATTGATATGAGATTGCTTTATAAATTTCCTACTCCATCTAAGCTTCGCAATGCTCTGCTAGATAAGAAGGCTCCTTACAAAGATGTCAAAACTGATACAAGTTGGAAATCAAATCTGAAAGAACATAGCTGGAGTATGTCTCATTCTGTAAATTCCTCTATTTCTAAGGCGCAGAAATTTCATCAAATGAATGATCACAATGTTGCAGTATCCAAGCACTTTAAGGTTAATTTGGACAATCACATTTCCCCAGAAAATGTTAGTCTTAGTGGTGGATATCCTTGGTCTTCTGTGATACCAGTCTCATGTTCATTCAGCCGGGGCAACAAGGTTATGTATGAAGAGGAGTGCAGGTTGAGAAATATTCATCAATTAACTTGGTCCACAGAACTTCCAAGAAACAGAAAAGGTTCTTCAATGCTGGAATTGTGGAAGGTTCACATGGAATCTTGTGTAGATGCATCACCACTTATTGTGTTTAAAGGCCAAGATGTCTATTTGTTTATTGGATCTCATGCACATAAGTTCACCTGTGTTAATGCCAAAAG TGGTTCTATCCAGTGGGAGGTCAAACTACAAGGACGAGTTGAATGTTCAGCTGCAATTGTTGCTGACTTTTCTCAG GTTGTAGTTGGATGCTACAAAgggaaaatatattttcttgatTTTTTCAAAGGTAGTATTTGTTGGACTTTCCAAACATGTGCTGAG